One region of Diabrotica undecimpunctata isolate CICGRU chromosome 6, icDiaUnde3, whole genome shotgun sequence genomic DNA includes:
- the sra gene encoding protein sarah, whose amino-acid sequence MAESSNGELSDEDIIINDQDGLPNVHPNLINEAEIDSPEQHSDDEFEDLPSSLIVTNIHDSVFITPDKKRDLEELFKKYDPDVTFQWLRSFRRLRVNFKTPYAAASARIELHQYKINESVITCYFAQPVTPVKNPNLQPPAPYKQFLISPPASPPLDWEPRPEGEPIINHDLLAALATLTPGATHELHPSSPGQPAIVVHTALGAATTGTKPRNTAIPDRS is encoded by the exons ATGGCGGAAAGTAGTAATGGGGAATTAAGTGATGAAGATATTATTATTAATGATCAAGATGGTCTTCCAAATGTACATCCCAACCTAATAAATGAAGCTGAGATTGATAGCCCAGAACAACATTCTGATGACGAATTCGAAGACTTGCCATCGTCTCTTATTGTTACAAATATACATGACTCCGTTTTTATCACCCCAG ATAAAAAGCGTGATTTAGAAGAGTTATTTAAAAAGTACGACCCAGATGTAACCTTCCAATGGTTGCGTAGTTTCCGAAGATTACGGGTGAATTTCAAAACTCCGTATGCAGCTGCTAGTGCGAGAATTGAACTTCACCAGTACAAAATCAACGAGTCAGTAATAACCTGTTATTTTGCTCAGCCAGTCACACCGGTGAAAAATCCGAATTTGCAACCACCAGCCCCGTATAAACAGTTCCTAATTTCACCTCCTGCATCCCCGCCGTTAGATTGGGAGCCCCGTCCCGAAGGAGAACCTATCATCAACCACGACTTATTGGCTGCTCTAGCCACCCTTACTCCTGGTGCCACTCACGAGTTGCATCCCTCGTCTCCGGGACAACCGGCTATAGTCGTCCATACAGCATTAGGGGCTGCGACTACCGGCACCAAACCTAGGAATACAGCTATTCCTGATCGAAGTTAA